ATCAGCTCCGGTTGCAAGTGCCATAAGCTGATGTCCTAAACAGATTGCAAAGATCGGAGTATCGGAATCATATAATTTTTTGATCTCGGCAATGATCTCTTTGCACTCCTTTGGATCTCCAGGTCCATTGCTTAACATGATTCCATCCGGATTCGATGCAAGAATCTCTTCTGCTGTGGTATGCGCCGGATAGATCGTCACTTCACAGCCGCGTTTATTTAAAGACTGGGCAATATTATTTTTTGCTCCAAGGTCAAGCAAGGCAACCCGCTTGCCTTTTCCTTTTAATACTCGTTTTTCACTGCAGGTAACTTTGTCCACAACATTACCTGTCGTGTATTCTTTTAATCTGGGAATAATTTCTTCTATATTATAGTTATCATTCGTGGTGATCATACCATTCATGGTTCCCTTCTCACGAAGAATCTTTGTCAGTGCGCGGGTGTCGATCCCTGCAATACCAGGAATATCATATTTCGTAAGGAAATCCTGAATTGTTCCCTCCTCACGGAAGTTACTCGGCATCCTTGATAACTCCCTTACAATATATCCGTCCGGCCATGGTCTGCCTGACTCCATATCCGGTGTGATTCCATAATTTCCGATCAGCGGATAAGTCATAACAACCGCCTGTCCCGCATATGACGGATCAGTCAGAACCTCCAGATAACCTGTCATCGACGTATTAAATACGATCTCACTGATGACTTCCCTAGTAGAACCTATACTTGTTCCGGTAAATACATTCCCATCTTCGAGTATTAAATGAGCTTTCATTCGTTTCCCTGTCCTTTCACCTTTTTTCCAAAAAAAAAAACGTCGCCGTTTTTCTTCTTTTTCCATCCAGACAGTCCCCTGACTGAACTTTCCCTTATTAGTACCTATAGTCTTTTTCTTAAATTGTAAAAAGTGTATCATATCATAAGACTTTTTTCAACCTTTTTCCAAAAACAAATAGTACCAAGATTTTATGCATATTTATGTATATTTATACATTATTTTCAAATCCACAGAAAGCGGCAGTATGTGCTGCCCACACGCAGGAAAATTTTATTACCAAAACGTCATGCAAGACATACATAGTAACAGACTTTCCTGATTTTCCCGCAGCAATGGGCAGCCGGCGTCTTATATCATCTTCTGAAACGCAAGGATTACAAACAACACGCCTCCAAGCCACGATACATCGGCTTTCCACCGCTTAGATGC
The Roseburia rectibacter DNA segment above includes these coding regions:
- a CDS encoding carbamoyl phosphate synthase small subunit; translated protein: MKAHLILEDGNVFTGTSIGSTREVISEIVFNTSMTGYLEVLTDPSYAGQAVVMTYPLIGNYGITPDMESGRPWPDGYIVRELSRMPSNFREEGTIQDFLTKYDIPGIAGIDTRALTKILREKGTMNGMITTNDNYNIEEIIPRLKEYTTGNVVDKVTCSEKRVLKGKGKRVALLDLGAKNNIAQSLNKRGCEVTIYPAHTTAEEILASNPDGIMLSNGPGDPKECKEIIAEIKKLYDSDTPIFAICLGHQLMALATGADTHKMKYGHRGGNHPVKDLETGRVYISSQNHGYVVDTDTLDPKIAKPAFVNVNDGTNEGLSYVGKNIFTVQFHPEACPGPQDSAYLFDRFISMM